In one window of Posidoniimonas corsicana DNA:
- a CDS encoding helix-turn-helix domain-containing protein: MKVFTTGQVAKICKVAPRTVSKWFDSGRLKGYRIPGSQDRRIPREYLIKFLKEHGMPLGDLEDEAMAKVLIVAQDQVLIENLKRELPAEKSFRTSTAASGFEAGIQSESFHPDCIIVDFSIGHVEALQICQNLRRNTDFSETILIALLPDDGSSMSFDRSTINETFKKPFDAALLAERLRTLIGARKELV; encoded by the coding sequence ATGAAGGTCTTCACTACTGGTCAGGTCGCCAAGATCTGTAAAGTGGCCCCCCGCACGGTCAGCAAGTGGTTCGACTCGGGTCGCCTGAAGGGCTACCGAATCCCCGGATCGCAAGACCGCCGCATCCCCCGCGAGTATTTGATTAAGTTCCTCAAGGAGCACGGCATGCCGCTGGGCGACCTGGAGGACGAGGCGATGGCCAAGGTGCTCATCGTCGCGCAGGACCAGGTCCTGATCGAGAACCTCAAGCGTGAGCTTCCCGCCGAAAAGTCCTTCCGCACCTCCACGGCCGCCAGCGGCTTCGAGGCCGGGATCCAGTCCGAGAGCTTCCACCCGGACTGCATCATCGTGGACTTCTCGATCGGGCACGTCGAGGCGCTGCAGATCTGCCAGAACCTGCGTCGCAACACCGACTTCAGCGAGACGATCCTGATCGCTCTGCTGCCGGACGACGGGTCGTCGATGAGCTTCGACCGCTCCACCATCAACGAGACGTTCAAGAAGCCGTTCGACGCGGCCCTCTTGGCGGAGCGGCTGCGGACGCTGATTGGCGCCCGCAAGGAGCTGGTCTAA
- the rplM gene encoding 50S ribosomal protein L13, whose protein sequence is MQKTFMANAGLLDSGEIERKWLLVDAEDQIVGRLASDIAVILMGKHRPTYTPHVDTGDFVVVVNAEKIKFTGKKWEQKEYAWYTGYPRQRTIKAGDRLERKPEMILEEAVRRMLPKNKLASKMLAKLKVYAGPNHPHQAQSPEKVVLGGKGPSRCGKTND, encoded by the coding sequence ATGCAAAAGACGTTCATGGCCAACGCCGGGCTGCTGGATTCGGGCGAGATTGAGCGCAAGTGGCTGCTCGTCGACGCCGAGGACCAGATCGTAGGCCGCCTGGCGAGCGACATCGCCGTGATCCTGATGGGCAAGCACCGCCCGACCTACACCCCGCACGTCGACACCGGCGACTTCGTCGTCGTGGTGAACGCCGAGAAGATCAAGTTCACCGGCAAGAAGTGGGAGCAGAAGGAGTACGCCTGGTACACCGGCTACCCCCGCCAGCGGACCATCAAGGCCGGCGACCGCCTGGAGCGCAAGCCGGAGATGATCCTCGAGGAGGCCGTCCGCCGGATGCTGCCCAAGAACAAGCTGGCCTCGAAGATGCTGGCCAAGCTAAAGGTCTACGCCGGACCCAACCACCCGCACCAGGCGCAGTCGCCCGAGAAGGTCGTGCTGGGCGGCAAGGGCCCGAGCCGCTGCGGCAAGACCAACGACTAA
- the rpsI gene encoding 30S ribosomal protein S9, which yields MSTATEKDALGTGRRKTSVARVRIRPGSGKITINKRELEEYFPIQQDRNAVVAPLTQCELKDSVDVIIRCHGGGNTGQAGACMQGIARALVKYDSDLHDKLREGEYLTRDSRMKERKKPGLHGARRGTQFSKR from the coding sequence ATGAGCACCGCCACCGAAAAGGACGCCCTGGGAACCGGCCGCCGCAAGACCAGCGTGGCCCGCGTCCGCATCCGTCCCGGCTCCGGCAAGATCACCATCAACAAGCGGGAGCTGGAAGAGTACTTCCCGATCCAGCAGGACCGCAACGCGGTAGTCGCCCCGCTGACGCAGTGCGAGCTGAAGGACTCGGTCGACGTGATCATCCGCTGCCACGGCGGCGGCAACACCGGCCAGGCCGGCGCCTGCATGCAGGGCATCGCCCGCGCGCTGGTCAAGTACGACTCCGACCTGCACGACAAGCTGCGTGAGGGCGAGTACCTCACCCGCGACAGCCGCATGAAGGAGCGGAAGAAGCCCGGTCTGCACGGCGCCCGCCGTGGCACCCAGTTCTCCAAGCGTTAA